In one Prosthecochloris aestuarii DSM 271 genomic region, the following are encoded:
- a CDS encoding rhodanese-like domain-containing protein, with product MLENFFKPPDPLAFTERMVEHSFSVPNISTAELETLIAQKAPIVLFDVRQQEEYDTSHIQGAIHLDPRISKDDFIAAHKKKCQEKHLVFYCSVGHRSSEMIAKLDECRKQTEASACSNLKGGIFRWYNEGRPVVTGNGVTDAIHEYNALWAMMIKKRKP from the coding sequence ATGCTTGAAAACTTTTTCAAACCGCCGGATCCCCTGGCATTCACCGAGAGAATGGTTGAACACTCTTTCAGCGTGCCAAATATTTCGACCGCTGAACTCGAAACATTGATAGCACAAAAAGCACCGATAGTGCTCTTCGATGTTCGTCAGCAGGAGGAATACGATACAAGCCATATCCAGGGAGCGATTCATCTTGACCCGCGCATATCAAAAGACGATTTCATAGCAGCACACAAAAAAAAGTGTCAGGAAAAACATCTGGTTTTTTACTGCTCGGTAGGTCACAGAAGTTCGGAAATGATTGCAAAACTCGACGAATGCAGAAAACAGACTGAAGCCTCGGCGTGCAGCAACCTCAAAGGAGGCATCTTCCGCTGGTACAACGAAGGGCGTCCTGTCGTTACCGGCAATGGGGTTACCGATGCAATCCATGAATACAATGCACTGTGGGCAATGATGATTAAAAAACGCAAGCCTTAA
- the pgl gene encoding 6-phosphogluconolactonase has product MTTVTEGSEKMVLEKTAACIISKALQAIRQHGWCSLVLAGGNSPRKLYRKLAEGLPYELIEPDCRDTRTGNDTTVRLPWEKIMLFWGDERCVPLNHPDSNFRMAQESLLNYTEIPENNIFCMPHVTSGFADAALRYETTLKHFFQSHHSSWPSDNLWPAFDIILLGMGNDGHTASLFPDDTPALEEKHRWVTDVHAKNGSPPGHRLTLTLPLINNAASVLFYVTGEKKTALARQIISGGQNTVPAARINPKHGDLQWFLADGSTGQKPVSGPQECTA; this is encoded by the coding sequence ATGACAACAGTGACAGAGGGATCAGAGAAGATGGTTCTTGAAAAGACTGCAGCATGCATCATATCGAAGGCATTGCAGGCCATCAGGCAGCACGGGTGGTGTTCGCTCGTGCTGGCTGGCGGCAACTCGCCCCGAAAGCTCTACAGAAAACTTGCAGAAGGCCTGCCATACGAATTGATCGAACCTGACTGTCGCGATACACGAACCGGCAACGACACGACGGTCAGGCTGCCATGGGAAAAGATCATGCTGTTCTGGGGCGATGAGCGGTGCGTACCGCTCAATCACCCGGACAGCAATTTCCGTATGGCCCAGGAGTCACTCCTGAACTATACCGAAATTCCTGAGAACAATATTTTCTGCATGCCTCATGTCACAAGCGGCTTTGCCGATGCAGCCCTCCGCTATGAAACGACCCTGAAGCATTTTTTTCAGTCGCACCATTCAAGCTGGCCGTCCGACAATCTCTGGCCGGCATTCGATATCATTCTGCTTGGTATGGGAAATGACGGACACACAGCATCTCTCTTTCCCGACGACACTCCGGCCCTTGAAGAAAAGCATCGCTGGGTCACTGATGTCCATGCGAAAAATGGATCACCGCCGGGACACAGGCTCACGCTCACCCTGCCGCTCATCAACAACGCGGCAAGCGTGCTCTTCTATGTCACCGGCGAGAAAAAAACCGCTCTGGCACGACAAATCATCTCCGGCGGGCAAAACACGGTGCCCGCCGCAAGAATAAACCCGAAACATGGAGACCTCCAATGGTTTCTCGCTGATGGCTCAACCGGTCAGAAACCTGTTTCAGGCCCCCAGGAATGCACCGCGTAG
- a CDS encoding YukJ family protein: MSLIDGYGVLVGTLHSYECDSGRSDTEYYHCTILVRAGSALFRCAVDLDSKKQKDGLQWRVLRISRNDLEAVVDLSPGWHMLVSERGGGALDYLRSPLLRSTQECLHVRERTEPGVADPAEGCFPWFYGSSLEAFRDLELVLKRAVKLFVFGEPFRVGKGVHNIHQNQGDPVGSRWSPENGIWQDGAVAGLTASGEILMFISRFRTQATKTDSRGKPSVS; this comes from the coding sequence ATGTCTTTGATTGACGGATACGGCGTTCTTGTCGGTACTCTTCATTCGTATGAGTGCGACAGCGGCAGGAGTGATACTGAATATTATCACTGTACTATCCTCGTTCGTGCCGGCAGCGCACTTTTTCGATGCGCTGTTGATCTTGATTCGAAAAAGCAGAAAGACGGGCTTCAATGGCGTGTGCTCAGAATCAGCAGGAACGATCTTGAAGCGGTTGTCGACCTCTCGCCAGGGTGGCATATGCTTGTGTCCGAGAGGGGGGGAGGGGCTCTCGATTATCTTCGCAGTCCTCTTCTGCGCTCTACGCAAGAGTGTCTTCATGTTCGTGAGAGAACCGAGCCCGGTGTGGCTGACCCGGCTGAGGGATGTTTCCCATGGTTCTATGGATCCTCTCTTGAAGCGTTCAGGGACCTGGAGCTTGTGCTGAAGCGTGCTGTCAAATTGTTTGTTTTCGGTGAGCCATTCCGGGTCGGCAAGGGCGTGCATAATATCCATCAGAACCAGGGCGATCCGGTGGGGAGCCGCTGGTCGCCGGAAAACGGCATCTGGCAGGATGGCGCTGTTGCCGGCCTGACTGCTTCAGGGGAAATCCTGATGTTTATCAGCCGCTTCAGGACCCAGGCGACAAAGACCGACAGCAGGGGAAAGCCATCGGTATCGTGA
- a CDS encoding DUF4412 domain-containing protein, giving the protein MRKLIPILMLALFQISIFAGCQQNGEKQAEKRAAESSSGSMSGGLFNKGFEGILHMQISTPDQQPQNAQLFIAQEGTRFEMNIMNPGTDQVMMRIVTFTPSAEPNLLYTLNEKNKTYSVIDMEKLQDDMEELVEEESDDEFTVEKLGTQTLHGYKCTHVRMTDQHGETELWLTKDLLSAADFARLQRSTNKESNTMEAAMKKAGLEGFPLKTLDKTTGTTMEFVEIERTSLDASLFNVPKGYTKKESAVQMMIPEISDEQMKQMENMQEMMNEEDMQEFQNMMKDMQQQMGGKE; this is encoded by the coding sequence ATTCTTATGCTCGCCCTGTTTCAGATCTCCATCTTTGCAGGATGCCAGCAGAACGGCGAAAAACAGGCAGAAAAACGCGCTGCCGAATCATCATCCGGCTCGATGAGCGGCGGCCTTTTCAACAAGGGATTTGAAGGCATTCTGCACATGCAGATCTCAACACCGGATCAGCAACCCCAGAACGCTCAGCTCTTCATCGCTCAGGAAGGAACCCGGTTTGAAATGAACATCATGAACCCCGGCACAGACCAGGTCATGATGCGGATCGTCACCTTCACGCCCTCTGCAGAACCAAACCTGCTCTATACGCTTAACGAAAAAAACAAGACCTACAGCGTTATAGACATGGAGAAACTCCAGGATGATATGGAGGAGCTTGTCGAAGAAGAGTCTGATGACGAGTTCACGGTTGAAAAACTCGGGACCCAGACCCTTCACGGCTACAAATGCACACACGTCCGCATGACCGACCAGCATGGCGAAACGGAACTCTGGCTGACAAAGGACCTTCTGAGCGCAGCGGATTTTGCCAGACTGCAGCGAAGCACCAATAAGGAGAGCAATACTATGGAAGCTGCAATGAAAAAAGCCGGCCTTGAGGGCTTTCCGCTTAAAACACTCGACAAAACAACCGGAACAACCATGGAATTTGTTGAAATCGAACGGACATCTCTTGATGCCTCACTCTTCAATGTTCCGAAAGGCTACACAAAAAAAGAGTCTGCAGTTCAGATGATGATACCCGAAATCAGTGACGAACAGATGAAACAGATGGAAAACATGCAGGAGATGATGAATGAAGAAGATATGCAGGAATTCCAGAATATGATGAAAGATATGCAACAGCAAATGGGCGGAAAAGAATAG
- the gnd gene encoding phosphogluconate dehydrogenase (NAD(+)-dependent, decarboxylating), giving the protein MKTGFVGLGKMGLNMVENLLDHGHDVVVYDLSSAQVLQAVQKGAVGASSLKDLADTGLIWMMVPAGAPVDATIDELLPILKAGDIIIDGGNSNYHDTVRRALRVQGAGMHYLDVGTSGGLEGARNGACMMIGGSSEIVDRLDELFRDMCVPGGYGYVGPNGAGHFAKMVHNGVEYGMMQAIGEGFDILESAPFTFDHHAVAGIWSNGSVIRGWLMDLVAAAFEKDGALDYLSGEIADSGEGRWTIDAALDQGVSIPVIANALFRRYRSRSHDNFSDKVVAALRHEFGGHGFTPKS; this is encoded by the coding sequence ATGAAAACAGGTTTTGTCGGGCTTGGAAAAATGGGTTTGAATATGGTCGAAAACCTTCTCGATCATGGCCATGATGTCGTTGTCTATGACCTTTCTTCGGCTCAGGTCTTGCAGGCTGTGCAAAAAGGGGCTGTTGGTGCTTCATCGCTCAAGGATCTTGCCGATACCGGTCTTATCTGGATGATGGTCCCTGCCGGTGCGCCTGTCGATGCTACCATTGACGAACTGCTTCCGATTCTCAAGGCCGGTGATATCATTATCGATGGCGGAAACTCGAATTATCATGATACGGTGAGACGGGCCCTGCGGGTTCAGGGTGCTGGTATGCATTATCTCGATGTCGGGACCAGCGGAGGGCTGGAAGGTGCGCGCAATGGTGCCTGTATGATGATCGGGGGCAGCAGCGAGATTGTCGACCGGCTCGACGAGCTCTTCAGGGATATGTGTGTTCCCGGAGGGTATGGCTATGTCGGGCCCAATGGAGCAGGTCATTTTGCCAAGATGGTGCATAACGGTGTAGAATACGGTATGATGCAGGCAATCGGCGAGGGATTCGATATTCTCGAGTCAGCTCCTTTTACATTTGATCATCATGCTGTTGCCGGGATATGGTCTAACGGATCGGTAATCAGAGGCTGGCTCATGGATCTTGTTGCCGCTGCATTTGAAAAAGACGGCGCGCTCGACTATCTCTCAGGTGAAATCGCTGATTCCGGTGAAGGTCGCTGGACCATCGATGCGGCTCTTGATCAGGGTGTTTCCATACCGGTGATCGCTAATGCGCTGTTCAGACGCTACCGTTCGCGCTCTCACGATAATTTTTCCGATAAGGTCGTTGCAGCTCTTCGTCATGAGTTCGGTGGCCACGGTTTTACTCCTAAATCCTGA
- the zwf gene encoding glucose-6-phosphate dehydrogenase translates to MAPAEREISNFTLVLFGANGDLALRKLFPSMYELARWGQMPDKYRIIGVGRSDIGHDGFRELVREAMVAHAPHIDTGSGHFSDFIQSLFYVQVDLTTVEGYHRLREEIRTGHGREGTCSNLLFYLSTPPSLAPFIVRFLDEAGLGGKSPSCQGWRKIIIEKPYGHDLQSARELNVIVGEVFHEEQIYRIDHYLGKEPVQNILVFRFSNGMFEPLWNRHYIDNVSITIAEDFGIRGRGSFYEEAGLLRDIIQNHGLQLLASVAMEPPVDLSADAVRDEKEKVFRSLRRFTVESAREHVVLGQYDGYRQENNVASDSLVETFASIRFFIDNWRWKGVPFYMKAGKNLARSLTEIVITFSCPPQNFFGPPESCSYTANQIVIQIQPEQTIAIRFGTKRPGEALVTDPVFMKFDYRASFEKEGMTPYHRLLVDAMAGDQMHFIRQDSVESSWSVIDSIKSSLQGSVPQPYAVHSWGPETGF, encoded by the coding sequence ATGGCTCCTGCTGAGAGAGAAATTTCAAATTTTACGCTTGTCCTGTTCGGGGCAAACGGTGACCTTGCGTTAAGGAAGCTGTTCCCTTCAATGTATGAACTTGCCCGATGGGGGCAGATGCCGGATAAATACCGGATTATCGGTGTCGGCCGTTCTGATATCGGTCACGATGGGTTCCGCGAGCTGGTCCGGGAGGCAATGGTCGCTCATGCACCACATATTGATACCGGTTCCGGACATTTCAGTGATTTTATTCAGAGTCTGTTCTACGTTCAGGTCGATCTGACAACGGTCGAGGGCTACCATCGTCTCAGGGAAGAGATCCGGACCGGTCATGGGCGGGAGGGGACTTGCAGTAATCTGCTTTTTTACCTTTCGACTCCCCCGAGTCTGGCTCCTTTTATTGTCCGGTTTCTCGACGAGGCTGGCCTTGGCGGCAAATCGCCATCGTGCCAGGGATGGCGGAAAATCATTATTGAGAAGCCCTATGGTCACGATCTTCAGAGTGCGCGTGAACTCAATGTGATTGTCGGGGAAGTGTTTCACGAGGAGCAGATCTATCGCATAGATCATTATCTCGGCAAGGAACCGGTTCAGAATATCCTGGTATTCCGCTTTTCTAATGGTATGTTCGAACCGCTCTGGAATCGTCATTATATCGACAACGTCAGCATTACCATCGCCGAAGATTTCGGTATCAGGGGGCGGGGGTCGTTTTATGAAGAGGCCGGACTGCTTCGCGATATCATCCAGAATCACGGTCTGCAGCTTCTCGCCTCGGTGGCTATGGAGCCTCCTGTCGATCTGAGCGCAGACGCAGTCAGAGATGAAAAAGAGAAGGTTTTTCGTTCACTTCGTCGCTTCACTGTCGAGAGTGCCAGAGAGCATGTCGTGCTTGGTCAGTATGACGGATACCGTCAGGAAAACAATGTGGCTTCTGATTCACTGGTCGAAACCTTTGCTTCCATACGGTTTTTTATCGATAACTGGCGCTGGAAAGGGGTTCCTTTTTATATGAAGGCCGGAAAAAATCTTGCCAGGAGCCTGACTGAAATTGTTATCACCTTCTCATGCCCGCCTCAGAATTTTTTCGGGCCGCCTGAAAGTTGCAGTTATACCGCCAACCAGATCGTCATTCAGATCCAGCCGGAACAAACCATTGCGATCCGTTTCGGGACAAAGCGACCCGGTGAAGCGCTGGTTACCGACCCGGTGTTTATGAAATTCGATTACCGCGCATCATTCGAAAAGGAGGGGATGACACCCTATCACCGCCTTCTTGTCGATGCGATGGCCGGTGATCAGATGCATTTTATCCGTCAGGACTCTGTCGAGAGCAGCTGGTCGGTGATTGACAGCATCAAATCGTCTTTGCAGGGAAGCGTGCCACAGCCCTACGCGGTGCATTCCTGGGGGCCTGAAACAGGTTTCTGA
- the tkt gene encoding transketolase: MQQDPIDTLSINTIRLLAADMVEKAGSGHPGMPMGAAPMAYVLWTKIMKHNPRDPHWLNRDRFVLSAGHGSALLYSLLHLCGYELTMEDLQQFRQWQSRTPGHPEYRHTPGVEMTTGPLGQGIATAVGMAVAERFSAERLNRQSFNIIDYHTYVICGDGDLMEGLSSEAASIAGHLKLEKLICLYDDNRISIEGPTSLAFTENVGKRFEAFGWNVLDVDGNDPEAVEEALRKVRKGTGKPNLIRATTNIGYGSPNKQDNAASHGSPLGKEELAMVRKKFGFPEDESFVIPEAVTAHMRAISDKGEQSQAEWTTLWEAYSQAHPDLATQINDLINKRLPDSWQTLLPEFNPEEQLATRQALNKILHALIGKIPFLAGGSADLAPSNGTAVKNAEDFNPDNYGGTNFHFGVREHAMGAIINGMALSGMLKPYGATFLVFADYMKPALRLAALMQIPSTFIFTHDSIAVGEDGPTHQPIEQLVMLRSIPGMTVIRPADANETKAAWKYIMTAQTPVSLILSRQALPILDSSLYPSEEGTARGGYILADWGNASGSGSKPVILIATGAEVHLAVQAQQQLEEEGIPARVISMPSVELFLQQPEEYREEVLPTSIRRRVVIEAASTIGWHRFITEEGTIVGIDRFGSSAPGSRVLKEYGFTAEHIVATVKTLL; the protein is encoded by the coding sequence ATGCAACAAGATCCTATCGATACCCTTTCCATCAATACCATTCGTCTGCTTGCCGCAGACATGGTCGAAAAAGCCGGATCCGGGCACCCCGGTATGCCAATGGGGGCCGCCCCCATGGCCTATGTTCTCTGGACAAAAATCATGAAACACAATCCCCGGGATCCGCATTGGCTGAACCGTGACCGTTTCGTCCTGTCCGCAGGTCACGGTTCAGCCCTGCTCTACTCGCTTCTCCACCTCTGCGGCTATGAGCTGACCATGGAGGACCTGCAGCAGTTCCGGCAGTGGCAGAGCAGAACTCCGGGGCACCCTGAATACCGCCATACCCCCGGTGTTGAAATGACGACAGGACCGCTCGGTCAGGGCATAGCAACCGCTGTCGGCATGGCTGTCGCCGAACGGTTTTCTGCTGAACGCCTGAACCGTCAGAGCTTCAATATTATTGATTATCATACCTATGTCATCTGCGGAGACGGCGATCTTATGGAAGGCCTCTCTTCCGAAGCAGCCTCCATTGCCGGCCATCTCAAGCTCGAAAAACTGATCTGCCTCTATGACGACAACAGGATCTCCATCGAAGGCCCGACCAGCCTCGCATTCACTGAAAATGTCGGCAAACGGTTCGAGGCTTTCGGCTGGAATGTTCTGGACGTTGACGGTAACGATCCCGAGGCGGTCGAAGAGGCGTTGCGGAAAGTCAGAAAAGGAACAGGCAAACCAAACCTGATCAGGGCAACCACCAACATCGGCTATGGAAGCCCGAACAAACAGGACAATGCTGCATCCCATGGATCGCCGCTGGGAAAAGAGGAACTTGCCATGGTCAGGAAAAAATTCGGTTTTCCCGAAGATGAATCATTCGTCATTCCTGAAGCGGTAACCGCTCATATGCGAGCTATCAGCGATAAAGGAGAACAGAGCCAGGCTGAGTGGACAACACTGTGGGAAGCATATAGCCAAGCCCATCCTGATCTGGCAACCCAGATCAACGACCTTATCAATAAACGTCTGCCGGACTCCTGGCAGACGCTTCTTCCCGAATTCAACCCGGAAGAACAGCTCGCCACGCGCCAGGCACTCAATAAAATCCTGCATGCTCTGATTGGCAAAATCCCTTTCCTTGCAGGCGGTTCGGCCGATCTGGCCCCATCGAACGGGACAGCAGTCAAAAACGCTGAGGATTTCAATCCCGACAATTACGGCGGCACAAATTTCCACTTTGGCGTCAGAGAACATGCCATGGGCGCGATCATCAACGGCATGGCGCTTTCAGGAATGCTCAAGCCCTACGGAGCGACATTCCTGGTCTTTGCAGACTATATGAAACCTGCCCTGAGACTTGCGGCACTGATGCAGATCCCTTCAACATTTATTTTCACCCATGACAGCATTGCTGTTGGTGAAGACGGGCCGACACACCAGCCGATCGAACAGCTGGTCATGCTGCGATCAATTCCTGGTATGACAGTCATCAGACCTGCTGATGCCAATGAAACGAAAGCTGCATGGAAATATATCATGACAGCACAGACCCCGGTATCACTGATACTCTCTCGCCAGGCCCTTCCCATACTCGACAGCAGCCTCTACCCCTCTGAAGAAGGAACAGCCAGAGGAGGCTATATTCTGGCTGATTGGGGAAACGCTTCAGGCAGCGGATCCAAGCCGGTTATCCTCATCGCAACAGGGGCAGAAGTCCACCTGGCAGTGCAGGCACAGCAACAACTTGAAGAAGAAGGCATTCCTGCCCGCGTGATATCGATGCCATCAGTCGAACTCTTCCTGCAGCAGCCCGAAGAATATCGAGAAGAAGTCCTGCCGACCTCAATACGCAGAAGAGTCGTTATCGAAGCAGCCTCAACTATCGGCTGGCACCGCTTTATCACTGAGGAAGGAACGATTGTGGGTATCGACAGGTTCGGCTCTTCGGCTCCGGGAAGCAGAGTGCTCAAGGAGTACGGATTCACGGCAGAGCATATTGTAGCGACAGTAAAAACCCTTCTCTGA
- a CDS encoding mechanosensitive ion channel family protein: protein MESIQQELLHIWTILTTPVIAIGQAEVSFWKILTIIVSIGLVVAAAKFLKRLIAGKLLVHTVHDEGTRVALGTILQYLIVFFGFLLVLQSAGIDLSTLTVLSGTIGIGIGFGLQNIVDNFFSGLIILLERPIKIGDRIEVGSINGDVVRIAIRSTTVKTNDNINIIIPNSEFVSKQVINWSHTDRNVRVTIPVGVSYKSDPKKVRDVLLKVAENHPAILEKPSPDVIFYEFGNSSLNFELRVWTRTHIQIPRTLRSEINYRIFEAFTKYGIEIPFPQHDIHFKSSDIAFSGSSDTESRDSRSG, encoded by the coding sequence ATGGAGTCGATACAGCAAGAACTTCTGCATATATGGACTATTCTGACCACACCTGTCATTGCAATCGGACAGGCCGAGGTCTCATTCTGGAAAATTTTAACGATTATTGTCTCTATAGGACTGGTCGTCGCTGCAGCAAAATTTCTCAAACGGCTGATCGCCGGAAAACTGCTTGTCCATACCGTCCATGATGAGGGAACCAGAGTCGCTCTCGGAACTATCCTGCAATACCTGATCGTCTTTTTCGGCTTTCTTCTTGTCCTTCAGTCTGCAGGCATAGACCTCAGCACACTGACCGTTCTGTCGGGAACCATTGGTATTGGTATCGGTTTCGGCCTTCAGAATATTGTCGACAACTTTTTCAGCGGCCTGATCATTCTGCTTGAACGCCCGATCAAAATAGGCGACCGTATCGAAGTAGGCAGTATTAATGGTGATGTGGTGAGAATCGCCATCCGCTCGACAACCGTCAAGACCAATGACAACATCAACATCATCATCCCTAACTCAGAGTTCGTCTCAAAACAGGTCATCAACTGGAGCCACACCGACCGCAACGTCCGGGTTACCATTCCTGTCGGGGTTTCCTATAAATCGGACCCGAAAAAAGTCCGTGACGTGCTCCTCAAAGTAGCTGAAAATCATCCGGCAATTCTGGAAAAGCCCTCACCGGATGTGATTTTTTATGAATTCGGTAACAGCTCCCTTAATTTTGAACTCAGGGTCTGGACCAGAACGCATATACAGATTCCAAGAACGCTGCGAAGTGAAATCAACTATCGGATTTTCGAGGCATTCACCAAATACGGCATCGAAATTCCTTTCCCCCAACACGATATCCATTTCAAAAGCAGCGACATCGCCTTTTCCGGCTCTTCCGATACAGAAAGCCGCGACTCGCGGTCAGGATAA